GAATCGAAAAGCAAGTAGCAGTATAATTCCAGTTGAGTTTAATGCAAATTTACAGTGCAAACAGAACTACAAAGGCAAGAATACACCATACACTTCATTACCACTAAAGAATTATCTTTTGCAGTATATAGTTATATACAATTAAATTCTGAACTCAAATGACAGGACTGCTACAgtaatgcattttctttcaCTGTTTATCACTGAATGCTCTGTTAATGCATATTGCATGTCACATGCGAAGAAGGGAGGCATGCTGACaagatggaaaagaaaaatgaaaatctaaTACTTGTTCAGATCCATCAAGATTCAAAATTCTAAGCAGTTTTCAGAGCATTCAAATGATACAAattccagcagcactgcacaTGATCTAGAATACAAGGGGGTAATGACTACACATTCCATTCATAGATTAATTCCACAGCAGCCCTGCAGTACGGTCAATAAATAGACTGAATAACTTAGTACAATTGTGTCATTCCATTTGTCTTATGCTCTAAACTGCACAGTTCAAAAAAGttgaatttcacatttcacactagttaaagaaaatacacaaatggTACCTCAATGGCAAAACTTCAAATAAGTACAAGAGTAGTACTGATTCAGGGATGGGTTCCCCCCCTTAGAATTTAAGGAAAATGCATACATTAAGTCATACCTAGgagtgcatgtttgtttttcgtTGCAGAGTTTTGTAAGACAGCTAGCACGGTTTGTGACATTGCTATAGTCAGCTGGTGctgaatttttccatttccctcAAGTCTGACGCAAAGCAGTCAAATGTCATTCAAGTAAGCTGGTCTGCAGGTTGTGAAAGACTAAGTACCATATACGCCCATGTATTTACAGCTACAGTTAGAAAGCAGCAACACAGCGGGgacatttctctgctttttaaatCATTTGAGCTGTGATACATGGTCATGCACAGCAACCAGGAGGGCCCAGAGTGAAGCATGTTAACACTACAGTGCCCTTAAGCTTCTTTTACAGGCTCTTCCCTTAGATGCTAACAAATAGCAAGGTGTGACCTACAACTACAATAAATGAATTTGTTGCAGTACAAGCCATTCCAACACTTTTCTGCACTCTATGCAAAATGAGTTCAAACCAACGATCTCACTAGTAGCATATAAAGTAGTGTAGTGAGCTGTCAGGACACAAATAGTTCTATATTCCTTTCCCCATTTAAGTCACACCCCAGCAGTGTCACAGGGCCTGAGGAGAAAAGTCATTTTAGGGTCTTGTGTTTCTGTTGGATGATGATCAAAGGGGAGTGGAACAAGCTTAGTTGGAAAGGGATGTAATGAAAGCGTGTAATGAAAGCCCATCTTTCCACATTCAGTTGCTCAgacctcctctctcctctgaCCAGGGCTCTCAATCACGGGAGCGGCCCACAATAGCCAGGATGTACATGAAGATGTTGATTATGTCAGTGTAAAGGCTGAGCGCAGCAAAGATGTACTCTTCTGGACTCAAGGCCAGCTTCTTGTTACCCAGCAGAAGCTGAGTATCCACAGCAAGGAACTAGAGGCACACAAAAATAAGTTATGAGTCACATCTTGTGTCAAAATTGTAGTCCTGTTGTATCAACACACTAACTCCTTACATCACGAAGTTAATTTTCAGCCTCTCAACAGTCTTTATAAATTTGATTGTGACCACTATTATTCCCTTTTGCATGCTCTCCTTTCCCCATGACTCTTCAGGCAAGCACTAAGTGAGGTTCAAACTGgttataaaaataatgtactttcccttctgcagctctgcagaTGGAGTCTCTGCTGGTAGTCTAATCAAACCCCCATCGAGCCAGGAAAAGCATGGTCAGCTCTGTACCTCACCAAAATTGTGTAATGACATCAAAACTGAACAACTAATTTAAAAGACATGGTTAAAGAGTGACTACCAGACAAACTTCTGCACCAACACATGCAGTAAGCTCTATTTATAGGCATAAATCCTGCACTATAATTGACTTACGCAGGTGAACAGCAGAGCTCCTAACGACGCGTAGACAATGTCCAGGATCTTATGACGGATGAAGATGCAGAGGATGGAGAACAGCAGGAGGACAATGAGGCAGACAAAGAGAACTCCCCGGCATGAGGTGAAGTCATACTTGGTCTGGTACAAGGGGGTAGAAGTGAGTTGTAAATtagacaataaaaatgaaaaaatgttatctGAAGAAAAACCACAATATCACCACCtcatgaatttaaaatgtttctttacatCCACATCAATACTTAGTTGATACTACTAGAAAATCTTGTTCTGCTGTTGCTctcaaattcaattcaaataGTGAGCAACATAGACACTCAGAAGTAAAGAGGTCAAAAAATGAACAGCTACTGACCTGCAGTGAGAAGAGGACAACTGTAAAGCACACAACCACAGTGATGCCCACAGCCATGATGACAGAGTCAGTGTTGTAGAAGCTTGCAATCATTCCCACCATGTAGGACAGGCTGAGGGTAAGGATGGACTGAGAGAAAGACATGTACACATAAATGTTAGCTTTATTAACTTATCAGTGCTATGTAATTTGTGCCTGACCATTTCAcaactttttaaagaaaggaTTCGTTCTTTGAATGTTGTTTCCTTTTACTTCCTATTAAGTTAGACAGGATCAGTGTCCAATGTGCTAAAATAGTGCAAAGTGGCTGTGTGACAAGAGACTGAGATGGGGTGTCCATTTTCCTATTCATTTAAGTGTGACACACAGTCTCAATCACCTTCCAAGGGACTGCCATCCTGTAcaaggtgtacccccccccTTCACAATTCTTTGATAGGCCCCCAACCACCATCACCCTGACCAGAACAAGCAGTGAGTGATACAGCCTTAACCTTCCTCAAGCTAGTCCGTGCATGAGTTAGTTGTTTATggtataatttcttttttccttttcttaaatATACAGATCCTTCCTGAAATTTTCAAGAATAGCTTGCTATTACCCTACAGACCCGGTAAATCTTTAGAAAGGCAAATGTAAAATAGCTTCATAATGAAGTGAAAATTCATTCTTACCCCTATTCCAAGTATAGACTTAAAACAGAAAAGCCTCAAATATATGAAGGTGAAAGCTTTTTATAGACAGGACCATGTTTGCTACTCCAACTGAATGAGATTCAAAAAGCTTCATGGTTGCCATCAAATAATTCTTATTCATAGCTTTTTTCGTTATATCAGGCTGGATGTGGGGATGGACCTGGGAAGAATTACTTTTTCTTCCAATATTCagtctgttttcaggaacaaatcagAACCACATAGCGGGGGATAACTATACTGTATAACAAACTGAAAGGTCATACCAGCGCAATCAAGTTCCAGGGGTGCTTGCGACGGAACTCCCCACAGCAGCTGAGCACAATGAGCGCCACAAAGAAAATTGCATAAGACACATAGTATGTCCAGCTGTTGACGCGTACAAAGCGCTTGGCGTCTTCCACAAAAGTGAAAACTGCCACAAAGGAGAAGGTCACCACCAATTGTACAGTGAGCACCAAGAAGACCTGTCAAGACAGAGGAGAAAACAATGTGTAACCATGTGCAATAGTAAACTGGTCAGGGTGGCAACAATTTACTGTCTTCTGACAATGTATCCCTCGTCTCATTTACCTTGCGGATGAAAGCCTGCCTGATGGATTTGTCCTCCCAGCCTGACTGGGTGAACTCCTCATTGTCGTAATACGACGGTGGCACATCGGCATGGTAACCCGGACTGTTCAGGGGGGCTAAAGAGAATACAGCAATACAACAATACTATATCTTGTAAAATGCATTCCTTCCAAATTacaaaacatgctgttttaGTTTCCATTGTGCACTTCGTAGTGTGGGACAGTCACTGGGCACCATCAATAAAGTAGTAAATGGAGATATCCTACAGTAGTCAACATTTGGTAAACACCTTCTGACAGGATTGCTTAAAATGCAGCAGATACTCCTGGTAGCTACTGAAGTCCTGCAAAGCCATCCAGTGTTATCTAGCAGAAGTTGAGTGGAACCCTTAATAAAGGTGCCATATCTTACATGAGTCACCCCAAAATTTTCTTAAACACTTACTAAAAGGCACGTACATCTACTGAACCAATTTCCCACTGATGTTCTACATTGTACTGTGGAAGCACATGCCGTAGTATTTAATTAAACTTCAGTGATTAGTAACTTGACTAACATACATCCCATGTATTTCAAGAGCAGTTTACAGACACGATCCAGTCAAAagtattcagcatttttttcatagGATCAGGGTGatctggtggtgcagtgggtagcatgGGTTCCTCATAGCAACCGGGCATAGGCTCAACCTACATTCAGGCTGTGTCCAATAtacatgttctcccatgtttgcgtgggtttcctcccacagttgaagGAGATGTAAGGTGACTAATTCTCCTGAAATACATTCCTCATagagtgtctgtgtgagagattgccctgtgatggattggtcccccatccagggtgtactttgcttagccttgcaccctatgcttccaagaCAGGCTCCAGAACACTGCAACTCTGCCTAAGACAAGTGGTCATCTATTGCAAGTGAATGAGGGAGTGTCGTAAGATCATAATGACAGACAAATAAGCCTAGTTAATATCAGTAAAGAGCACCATGGAGAACTTACCATTGGGATCTGCAACGAAGCCAGGCTGAGGTGGGCCCTGCTGGTAAGGACTCTGGGGGTACGGGCCTTGGGGATAAGGACCCTGGGGATATGAACCCTGAGGGTAGGGCATCTGTGGAAAGGGCATCTGTGGGTAGGAAGCCTGCCCAAATCCAGGTGCACCCTGTGCAAAGCTGGGCTGACCAAAAGCGCCAGGTTGGGGGAAGGGGGCCCCACCTGGGGCCTGCGTATAGTTGGGTGGTGGCATCCCAAATGCAGCTGGGTTCGGCTGGCCAAACACAGAGTTATGCAAGGGGTTGTTCTCTCCCATAACAGGGTAGCCACTCTTGTCCTGGGACATGGCTGCGTTGACTAAACCCCAGTTGTCAGAACTCACTATCAGAgaaacgagaaaaaaaaaattcataaagaGTGAATTAAAACTGAACTTGTACTAAACAAGTTACAGATTTCCTCATATTTCTCTTTCACTTAGCCAGAGAAAACTGATTTACACCCTACATGATGCTAAGAATGACAGCCCATACACTGAATTTAGACAACagacaatttattaatttagcaaaattaaaaatgctgttcCGCGTTTGTGGGTGTATGTATGCCcatgcaaaaaaacattttcattaactacTAGGTTTTTACTTCCATATTATTTGCGAATATTCAGCTGGTGTGGAGAAATGGATCAATATTAAAAAAGCTGACCAATAACGGAACCAGTGCTTGGTGTTAAATCTCGGACATACTAAGACCAGAGCATGTTTCCATGCTACATTGTGGGATTCTGTAGTGCTGAGCTACACTCAGCTGGCCTCAGCAGTCGTCTGCTTACACTCATTCTGCCTTCATTGTAGCATCCAGTTATTCTCAAAGACAGCCCCCACTTTCACAGTGCCATCACTACCAACATCTCTCTTCTCAAGTACTGATGACAAAACAAACTAAAGCAGGGTTATGTAtattcagaaataataataaaaaaacaatacaaactgGACAAAGTTTATGGAATGCGTGTTTCACCATGCATATTTACATGAATGTTGTCAGGTGTTGCTATAAAGCCCATAGTAATTAACTGCATTCAATACCATTTTGCTATGCAATTACAGAATTTGCAGTTTTGATAGAGGAAGTTACCTACAAAGGTTTAAACTGCATGCACTTTTGACCCAACAACAGAGGTCAGCAAACACAAAAGAGGAAGTCTCCTTATTTAGCTTCACAAGAAATGGCAGGGCTGACATGACCAGTTATGAAATTGCTCTC
This genomic interval from Scleropages formosus chromosome 23, fSclFor1.1, whole genome shotgun sequence contains the following:
- the grinaa gene encoding glutamate receptor, ionotropic, N-methyl D-aspartate-associated protein 1a (glutamate binding) produces the protein MSQDKSGYPVMGENNPLHNSVFGQPNPAAFGMPPPNYTQAPGGAPFPQPGAFGQPSFAQGAPGFGQASYPQMPFPQMPYPQGSYPQGPYPQGPYPQSPYQQGPPQPGFVADPNAPLNSPGYHADVPPSYYDNEEFTQSGWEDKSIRQAFIRKVFLVLTVQLVVTFSFVAVFTFVEDAKRFVRVNSWTYYVSYAIFFVALIVLSCCGEFRRKHPWNLIALSILTLSLSYMVGMIASFYNTDSVIMAVGITVVVCFTVVLFSLQTKYDFTSCRGVLFVCLIVLLLFSILCIFIRHKILDIVYASLGALLFTCFLAVDTQLLLGNKKLALSPEEYIFAALSLYTDIINIFMYILAIVGRSRD